Proteins from a single region of Chryseobacterium sp. T16E-39:
- a CDS encoding DUF1573 domain-containing protein, translating to MKKLKITALLAVLAFAPFYANTFAVENPSLVRIIADAIKWKSESIDVGNIPQGKPKLIRFEFTNTSSKPVVIENVAPSCGCTTADYTKTPIMPGKKGFVEASFNAAAAGPFMKTVNVTTSESKTPKTLSFKGVVVA from the coding sequence ATGAAAAAATTAAAAATCACTGCGCTTTTGGCTGTTTTGGCATTCGCGCCATTTTATGCAAACACTTTTGCTGTTGAAAATCCTTCATTGGTAAGAATCATTGCAGATGCAATTAAGTGGAAATCTGAATCTATAGATGTAGGAAATATTCCTCAAGGGAAACCAAAGCTGATCAGATTCGAATTTACGAATACCTCTTCGAAACCTGTTGTTATTGAGAATGTAGCACCATCATGTGGGTGTACTACAGCGGATTATACGAAGACTCCTATAATGCCAGGAAAAAAAGGATTTGTAGAAGCAAGCTTTAATGCAGCTGCCGCAGGTCCGTTTATGAAAACTGTTAATGTTACAACGAGCGAAAGTAAAACTCCTAAAACACTTTCATTTAAAGGGGTGGTTGTAGCGTAA
- a CDS encoding M1 family metallopeptidase — MNCKIPTLVSAIAVFLFSGSAYAQETPKYDYVEAFKPFFYPQTGTETRSASGQPGHAYWQNSADYNLNVSLNDAKNEITGTAEIKYTNNSPDQLSFLWLQLDQNLFQKDSRGNALVPMSGSRNGAHGEKLEGGYKIKSVKLDGKDVKYMVTDTRMQIDLPKELKAKGGVAKITIDYSFVSPEYGSDRMGVQETKNGKVFTMAQWYPRMCVYDDVLGWNTMPYLGASEFYLEYGNLTANITVPNNQYVVASGELLNEKEVYSKTETERWNQARNSDKTVMIRPESEITKNPSSGTKTWRFKIDQARDFAWASSSAFVLDAARINLPSGKKSLAISAYPAESGGDKAWGRSTEYTKAAIEHYSQKWYEYTYPAATNVAGNEGGMEYPGIVFCHMDSKGDDLWGVTDHEFGHNWFPMIVGSNERLFAWMDEGFNTFINELSTEAFNKGEYYKKRNIAQTGSYLMSDNFETMMVGADNMKERNIGVLAYFKPGLGMGVLRESILGPEKFDKALRTYIARWAFKHPTPWDFFHTMENVSGEELNWFWRGWFFNKWKIDQAVKGVKYEDGDYKKGALISIENIGQLPMPTTVQVKFKDGTTQTIKLPIELWKRNNEWTFKIDSAKEIDEVKLDPTSQIPDINPKNNTWTSASAKPAEKIDLKGFNGTYGSKEVPIKITFTEKNGQLFGQGTGQPEFPLSYAGDNKFTFDEADLTVTFSKDKKVITFSQGSKEFKFNRE, encoded by the coding sequence ATGAATTGTAAAATCCCAACCCTTGTTTCGGCTATTGCAGTATTCCTGTTTTCAGGTTCTGCATACGCTCAGGAGACTCCAAAATATGATTATGTAGAAGCATTTAAACCTTTTTTCTATCCTCAGACAGGTACGGAGACCCGTTCTGCAAGCGGACAGCCAGGCCATGCTTACTGGCAGAACTCGGCAGACTACAATCTGAATGTCAGCCTGAATGATGCTAAAAATGAAATTACAGGGACTGCTGAAATTAAATATACGAATAACAGCCCTGATCAGCTGAGCTTTTTATGGTTACAGCTTGATCAGAATTTATTCCAGAAAGATTCTCGTGGTAATGCTTTAGTCCCGATGTCGGGAAGCCGAAATGGAGCTCATGGCGAAAAGCTAGAGGGCGGATATAAAATTAAATCTGTAAAACTCGATGGTAAAGATGTGAAATACATGGTTACCGATACGAGAATGCAGATTGATTTACCAAAGGAACTCAAGGCTAAGGGAGGTGTTGCGAAAATTACAATTGATTATTCTTTTGTATCTCCGGAATATGGCTCTGACAGAATGGGGGTTCAGGAAACTAAAAATGGTAAAGTTTTCACCATGGCACAATGGTATCCGAGGATGTGTGTGTATGATGATGTTTTAGGCTGGAATACGATGCCATATCTCGGCGCTTCGGAATTCTATTTAGAATATGGGAATCTCACGGCCAATATTACAGTTCCTAATAATCAGTACGTCGTGGCCTCAGGAGAACTTCTTAACGAAAAAGAGGTGTACAGCAAAACTGAAACTGAAAGATGGAACCAGGCTAGGAATAGTGATAAAACAGTCATGATCCGCCCGGAATCTGAAATTACTAAAAATCCGTCCTCAGGAACTAAAACATGGAGGTTTAAGATTGATCAGGCAAGAGATTTTGCCTGGGCATCATCTTCAGCATTTGTTCTCGATGCTGCAAGGATTAATTTGCCAAGTGGAAAGAAATCTTTAGCCATTTCAGCTTATCCTGCGGAAAGTGGAGGGGATAAAGCATGGGGAAGATCTACAGAGTATACCAAAGCAGCTATAGAACATTACTCTCAAAAGTGGTATGAATATACTTATCCAGCGGCAACTAACGTTGCGGGTAATGAAGGCGGAATGGAATACCCGGGTATTGTATTCTGCCATATGGACTCTAAAGGAGATGACCTTTGGGGAGTTACGGATCATGAATTTGGACACAATTGGTTTCCAATGATCGTAGGGTCTAACGAAAGATTATTTGCCTGGATGGATGAAGGCTTTAATACGTTCATCAATGAGCTATCAACAGAAGCCTTCAATAAAGGTGAATATTATAAAAAAAGAAATATTGCCCAGACAGGAAGCTATCTGATGAGTGATAATTTTGAAACAATGATGGTAGGTGCAGACAATATGAAAGAAAGAAATATTGGTGTGCTTGCTTATTTTAAACCAGGTTTAGGAATGGGAGTTCTGAGAGAATCTATTCTGGGACCAGAAAAATTTGATAAAGCTCTGAGAACATATATTGCCCGTTGGGCCTTTAAACATCCTACGCCCTGGGATTTTTTCCATACCATGGAGAATGTTTCAGGAGAGGAGCTGAATTGGTTCTGGAGAGGTTGGTTCTTCAATAAATGGAAAATCGACCAAGCTGTTAAAGGAGTTAAATACGAGGATGGTGATTATAAAAAAGGAGCTCTGATCAGTATTGAGAATATTGGACAGCTTCCTATGCCGACCACTGTTCAGGTGAAGTTTAAAGATGGAACGACACAAACTATAAAACTTCCTATTGAGCTTTGGAAACGTAATAATGAATGGACTTTTAAAATAGATTCTGCGAAAGAAATTGACGAAGTAAAACTGGATCCAACTTCACAAATCCCAGATATAAATCCTAAAAATAACACCTGGACCTCTGCCAGCGCAAAACCTGCCGAAAAGATTGACCTGAAAGGATTTAACGGGACATATGGTAGTAAAGAAGTTCCCATTAAAATAACCTTTACTGAGAAGAATGGACAGCTTTTTGGACAGGGAACAGGACAGCCAGAATTTCCTTTAAGCTACGCTGGGGATAATAAATTTACTTTTGATGAAGCCGACTTGACGGTTACCTTTAG
- a CDS encoding response regulator transcription factor produces the protein MQKSKILYAEDDQTISFLIEDSLESYYDISCYSDGKSALDAFNSQSFDICLLDIMMPELNGFEVAQEIRSKNSEIPIIFISAKALKEDRIKGLKIGADDYLVKPFSIEELILKIEVFLKRTRKTDIPQLKYKVGKYDFDPRNYTLQDIENRISLTQRESELLLYFIQHKNIVVKRQDILKAIWGDDDYFMGRSLDVFISRLRKVLIDEQNILIENLHGIGFRFSEKK, from the coding sequence ATGCAGAAATCTAAAATTTTATATGCAGAAGATGATCAAACGATATCTTTTCTCATAGAGGACAGCCTGGAAAGCTATTATGATATCAGCTGTTACTCGGATGGAAAATCTGCACTTGATGCATTCAATAGTCAGAGCTTTGACATTTGTCTCTTAGATATTATGATGCCGGAACTGAATGGCTTTGAAGTAGCCCAGGAAATCCGCAGTAAAAACTCTGAAATACCCATCATTTTCATTTCTGCAAAAGCTTTAAAAGAAGATAGGATCAAAGGACTGAAAATAGGAGCTGATGACTATCTGGTAAAGCCATTCAGCATAGAAGAATTGATCCTGAAAATTGAAGTTTTCCTGAAACGGACAAGGAAAACAGATATTCCCCAGTTAAAATACAAGGTCGGAAAATATGATTTTGATCCCAGGAACTACACCCTCCAGGATATAGAAAACAGAATATCTCTTACACAAAGAGAATCTGAACTGCTTTTATATTTTATTCAACACAAAAATATTGTTGTAAAAAGGCAGGATATCCTGAAAGCAATATGGGGAGATGATGACTATTTTATGGGTCGAAGCCTTGATGTATTTATTTCCAGATTACGAAAAGTACTTATTGATGAACAGAATATTTTGATTGAAAACCTGCACGGAATAGGTTTCCGTTTTTCTGAAAAAAAATAA
- a CDS encoding SDR family oxidoreductase, with protein sequence MNLYTQPMLREDALKDKVAIVTGGGSGLGKAMTKYFLQLRAKVVITSRNLEKLQGTAKELEEETGGKVLCVACDVRNWEEVEAMKEAALKEFGRIDILLNNAAGNFISPTERLTHSAFDSILDIVLKGTKNCTLSIGKYWIDSKVPGTVLNIVTTYAWTGSAYVVPSACAKAGVLAMTRSLAVEWAKYGIRFNAIAPGPFPTKGAWDRLLPGDLQEKFDMRKKVPLRRVGEHQELANLAAYLVSDYSAYMNGEVVTIDGGEWLQGAGEFNMLEDIPQEMWDALEAMIKSKKSN encoded by the coding sequence ATGAATTTATATACACAACCCATGTTGCGTGAGGACGCACTAAAAGATAAAGTAGCTATTGTCACAGGAGGAGGAAGTGGTTTAGGAAAAGCAATGACCAAATATTTTTTACAGCTTCGTGCTAAAGTGGTTATTACTTCAAGGAATCTGGAGAAACTGCAAGGAACCGCTAAAGAGCTGGAAGAGGAAACAGGAGGTAAGGTTCTTTGTGTAGCTTGTGACGTCAGAAACTGGGAGGAAGTAGAAGCAATGAAAGAGGCTGCTTTAAAAGAGTTTGGGAGAATTGATATTTTACTGAACAATGCAGCAGGTAATTTTATTTCTCCAACAGAGCGGTTAACGCACTCCGCTTTTGATTCTATTTTAGATATTGTTTTAAAGGGAACAAAAAACTGTACACTTTCAATAGGAAAATACTGGATAGATTCTAAAGTACCGGGAACGGTTTTAAATATCGTAACGACCTATGCATGGACTGGTTCTGCTTACGTGGTGCCTTCCGCTTGTGCAAAAGCCGGGGTTTTGGCAATGACAAGGTCTTTAGCTGTGGAATGGGCAAAATATGGAATCCGCTTTAATGCAATTGCTCCCGGACCATTCCCGACAAAAGGGGCGTGGGACAGATTGCTTCCTGGCGATCTGCAGGAAAAGTTTGATATGAGAAAGAAAGTTCCGTTAAGAAGAGTAGGAGAACACCAGGAGTTGGCTAATCTTGCCGCTTATCTGGTTTCTGATTATTCGGCTTATATGAATGGAGAAGTCGTAACCATAGATGGTGGAGAGTGGCTTCAGGGAGCTGGAGAATTTAACATGCTGGAAGATATTCCACAGGAGATGTGGGATGCTTTAGAAGCTATGATCAAATCAAAAAAATCGAATTAA
- a CDS encoding sensor histidine kinase has product MKIKKLNIIITLGFIAIIGILIAQLLWTRQAYNLEDKKFNQKVNIALLEVAEKLSGGKASFTENPVQNIANDYYVVNTNNEFHPVVLEHYLRTEFTRFQINTDYVYALYNCHSDKMIYGKFMSKNQEPPSDKVINFPKHKNLIYYFSIRFPNKATYLTSSLRFWYVLTFALIIILLVYVYSIYTIIQQKKFSELQRDFINNMTHEFKTPLSSILLASESLSKQNIVQENPKLQTYTSIIINQSYKLNHHIEKILNIAKNDSSGLLLKPLKIILLPFIQEIANTLQQKNENITIHVDIENSFFIMADEFHFTNIIYNILDNSIKYCETKPEIIISAYKDSKGLYLKFKDNGMGIPAKNIPDIFEKFYRVNTKRSEEINGFGLGLFYVKKVVKQHNWKISVENNADKGITITLFFPYLI; this is encoded by the coding sequence ATGAAAATCAAAAAACTCAATATCATTATAACACTGGGATTCATTGCTATTATAGGAATTTTAATAGCTCAGCTTCTATGGACCCGGCAGGCATACAATCTTGAAGATAAAAAATTTAATCAAAAAGTAAATATCGCATTATTAGAAGTAGCAGAAAAATTGTCCGGAGGAAAAGCTTCTTTTACAGAAAATCCTGTACAGAATATTGCCAATGACTATTATGTGGTTAATACCAACAATGAGTTTCACCCTGTAGTGCTGGAACATTACCTCAGGACAGAATTTACCCGTTTCCAAATAAATACAGATTACGTATACGCCTTATACAACTGCCATAGTGATAAAATGATTTATGGAAAATTTATGTCTAAAAATCAAGAGCCTCCCAGTGATAAGGTCATTAATTTTCCCAAGCACAAAAATCTCATTTATTATTTTTCAATACGGTTTCCTAATAAAGCAACTTATCTGACAAGCTCATTAAGGTTTTGGTATGTACTTACCTTTGCGCTTATTATCATTCTGCTGGTTTATGTGTATTCTATCTATACTATTATTCAACAAAAAAAGTTTTCTGAATTACAGCGTGACTTCATCAATAATATGACTCACGAATTTAAAACTCCTTTATCTTCGATACTTTTAGCTTCGGAATCTCTCAGCAAGCAGAATATTGTACAGGAAAACCCTAAACTGCAAACTTATACCTCCATCATTATTAATCAAAGTTATAAGCTGAATCATCATATTGAAAAAATACTTAATATCGCTAAAAATGACTCTTCCGGGCTATTATTAAAACCCCTGAAAATCATATTACTTCCATTTATTCAGGAAATTGCGAATACCCTACAGCAAAAGAATGAAAATATCACCATTCATGTGGATATTGAAAACAGCTTCTTCATCATGGCAGATGAATTTCATTTCACAAATATCATCTATAACATTTTAGATAATTCTATAAAATATTGTGAAACAAAACCTGAGATTATAATTTCAGCCTATAAAGATTCAAAAGGTTTATATTTAAAGTTTAAAGACAATGGAATGGGAATCCCTGCTAAAAATATTCCAGATATTTTCGAGAAGTTTTACAGGGTAAATACAAAAAGATCAGAGGAAATCAATGGCTTTGGATTAGGGTTATTCTATGTGAAAAAAGTTGTCAAACAGCATAACTGGAAAATTTCCGTTGAGAACAATGCAGATAAGGGAATTACTATAACACTCTTTTTCCCTTATTTAATTTAA
- a CDS encoding GH92 family glycosyl hydrolase, with translation MKNTATFAVIFLLLLGHYSKGQQFEKLIHYVNPLIGTEKMGHTYPGATVPFGSVQLSPETDTISYALNGKYNGEVYKYCAGYRYEDKTIVGFSSTHFSGTGHSDLGDLLMMPTIGKLQFNPGTASNPENGYRSRFSHQNEKAEAGYYKVKLEDHNILAELTATTRVGVQRYTFPKSDQAHIILDLMAGIYNYDGKNVWTYVRVENDHTLTGYRQTSGWARTRTVYFAIQFSKPFKSYGQKNYDGKQVYGGFWRKFDQTKNFPEIAGRNLKMNFDFDTNENEAIEVKLALSPVSQNNAIDNLEKEAGNLSFDQVKAKAQESWNKELNKIIIKGSETEKTNFYTAMYHTFINPTTYMDANGEYKGLDQNVHKANGFTNYTTFSLWDTYRTLHPLFNIIQPKRNDDIVKSMMAHYEQFSLKMLPIWSHYANENWCMSGYHSVSVISDAIIKGIYTGDAKEALKACVETANKRDYEGIGQYIDLGYIPSEKSGTSVSNTLEYAYDDWAIAQLAKHLGETEIYNQFIKRSENWKNNFDKSIGFMRPRLEDGSFKKDFDILSTHGQGFIEGNSWNYSFFVPQNPDALITLMGGKKKFASKLDELFTMHLSDEFFADTEDITREGIIGGYVHGNEPAHHVAYFYNWAGQPWKTQAQIRHILEMQYKATPDGLGGNDDAGQMSAWYILSSLGFYPVAPGSGDYAIGSPAIDHAVLNLENGKTFEIEAINQNPKNVYVQKILLNGTEIKNFTLKHSDITKGGKLTFYMSNKPKK, from the coding sequence ATGAAAAATACGGCAACTTTTGCAGTTATATTCCTTTTACTTCTCGGCCATTATTCAAAAGGTCAACAATTTGAAAAGCTGATACACTATGTAAACCCTTTAATCGGAACTGAAAAAATGGGTCATACCTATCCCGGAGCAACCGTCCCGTTTGGTTCCGTTCAGTTAAGTCCCGAAACAGATACCATTTCGTATGCGCTCAATGGAAAGTATAATGGAGAAGTGTATAAATATTGTGCAGGCTACCGCTACGAGGACAAAACTATTGTTGGTTTCAGTTCAACCCATTTTAGCGGAACCGGCCACTCTGATTTAGGAGATTTATTAATGATGCCGACTATCGGAAAACTACAGTTTAATCCAGGCACGGCTTCCAATCCAGAAAACGGATACAGAAGTCGGTTTTCCCACCAAAACGAAAAAGCAGAAGCAGGCTATTACAAAGTAAAACTGGAGGATCATAATATCTTAGCTGAACTTACTGCAACAACCAGAGTGGGCGTTCAGCGTTATACATTTCCAAAATCTGATCAGGCCCATATTATCTTGGATCTGATGGCAGGAATTTATAATTATGATGGAAAAAATGTCTGGACATACGTGCGTGTAGAAAATGACCACACCCTTACCGGGTACAGGCAGACCAGTGGCTGGGCGAGAACAAGAACAGTATATTTTGCGATACAATTCTCAAAACCATTCAAATCATATGGTCAAAAAAATTATGATGGAAAGCAGGTATATGGAGGATTCTGGAGAAAATTTGATCAGACTAAAAATTTCCCTGAAATAGCCGGAAGAAATCTGAAAATGAATTTTGACTTTGACACCAATGAAAATGAAGCCATCGAAGTAAAGCTTGCTTTATCACCCGTAAGTCAAAATAACGCGATAGATAATCTGGAAAAAGAAGCTGGAAATTTATCTTTTGATCAAGTAAAAGCTAAAGCACAGGAAAGCTGGAATAAAGAGCTAAACAAAATTATCATTAAAGGTTCTGAGACAGAAAAGACAAATTTCTACACCGCAATGTATCATACTTTCATTAATCCAACTACTTATATGGATGCTAATGGAGAATACAAAGGTTTAGATCAGAATGTTCATAAAGCAAATGGTTTTACAAACTATACAACATTTTCACTTTGGGACACCTACCGTACTTTACATCCCCTATTCAACATTATTCAGCCTAAAAGAAATGATGATATTGTAAAATCAATGATGGCACACTATGAACAGTTTTCTCTAAAAATGCTACCCATATGGTCTCATTATGCGAATGAAAACTGGTGTATGAGTGGTTATCACAGTGTAAGTGTAATATCAGATGCTATTATTAAAGGAATATATACCGGTGATGCGAAAGAAGCTTTGAAAGCCTGTGTAGAAACAGCCAATAAAAGAGATTACGAAGGTATCGGACAATATATCGATTTAGGGTATATTCCTTCTGAAAAAAGTGGAACTTCTGTTTCCAATACTTTGGAATATGCTTATGATGACTGGGCCATTGCTCAATTAGCAAAACATTTAGGAGAAACAGAAATTTACAACCAATTCATTAAGCGCTCGGAAAACTGGAAAAATAATTTTGACAAAAGCATTGGCTTTATGCGACCTCGTCTGGAAGATGGAAGTTTTAAAAAAGATTTCGATATTTTAAGTACTCACGGACAGGGTTTTATTGAAGGAAATTCCTGGAATTACAGCTTCTTTGTCCCTCAAAATCCTGATGCGCTCATCACTTTAATGGGTGGAAAGAAAAAATTCGCTTCCAAACTTGATGAATTATTCACAATGCATCTGTCTGATGAATTCTTTGCTGATACTGAAGACATTACCCGTGAAGGGATTATTGGCGGGTATGTTCATGGTAATGAACCTGCTCATCATGTAGCCTATTTTTACAATTGGGCCGGACAGCCATGGAAGACACAGGCCCAGATCCGTCATATTCTGGAAATGCAGTATAAAGCGACTCCGGATGGATTAGGAGGAAATGATGATGCTGGTCAAATGAGTGCATGGTATATTTTAAGCTCCCTTGGATTCTATCCGGTGGCACCAGGCTCCGGAGATTATGCAATTGGAAGTCCGGCAATAGATCACGCAGTATTAAACCTTGAAAATGGAAAGACCTTTGAAATTGAAGCCATCAATCAGAATCCAAAAAATGTATATGTTCAAAAGATTCTCCTCAATGGTACAGAGATCAAAAACTTTACGTTAAAACATTCTGATATTACAAAAGGGGGAAAACTTACTTTCTATATGAGCAATAAACCTAAGAAATAA
- a CDS encoding dihydroorotase yields the protein MRTLIKNVTIVNEGKVFESDILIENDLISKIQSGISDEADQIIDASGKYLLPGVIDDQVHFRDPGLTHKGDIESESRAAIAGGITSFIDQPNTVPNAVTQELLAAKYELGAEKAYANYGFMMGGTNDNLEEILKTDPRNVPGVKLFLGSSTGNMLVDNPETLENIFSNTKMLIAVHCEDEATIRANTQKYLDEYGEDIPVKFHHLIRSEEACYKSSSKAIELAQKTGARLHVFHLSTAKETALFRNDIPLKDKKITAEVCVHHLTFTNEDYETRGSLIKWNPAVKTQADKDGLWEALLDGRIDVVATDHAPHTLEEKQNVYTKCPSGAPLVQHSLNVMLENFKNGKISLEKIVEKMSHNPAILFRVEKRGFVREGYKADLVLVDLNENWTVTRDNLLYKCGWSPLEGMNFNSKVTHTFVNGNLVYDNGKIAEEKFGERLLFEVQE from the coding sequence ATGAGAACTCTTATCAAGAATGTAACAATCGTTAATGAAGGAAAGGTCTTTGAAAGCGATATCTTAATTGAAAATGATTTAATTTCTAAAATACAGTCCGGTATTTCAGACGAAGCTGATCAAATTATTGATGCTTCGGGAAAATATCTTTTGCCGGGAGTAATTGATGATCAGGTTCATTTTCGTGATCCGGGGTTAACACACAAAGGAGATATTGAAAGTGAATCAAGGGCAGCAATTGCAGGAGGAATTACCAGCTTCATAGATCAGCCTAATACTGTACCTAATGCAGTAACCCAGGAATTACTGGCAGCTAAATATGAACTAGGTGCTGAAAAAGCTTATGCCAATTATGGGTTTATGATGGGAGGAACTAATGATAATCTTGAAGAAATTCTTAAAACTGACCCAAGAAATGTTCCGGGAGTTAAATTGTTTTTAGGTTCTTCTACAGGAAATATGTTGGTAGACAACCCTGAAACTCTGGAAAATATTTTCAGCAATACGAAAATGCTGATTGCAGTTCACTGTGAAGATGAGGCGACCATCAGAGCAAATACTCAAAAATATCTGGATGAGTATGGGGAAGACATTCCTGTAAAGTTTCACCATTTGATAAGAAGTGAAGAAGCCTGCTATAAATCTTCTTCCAAGGCGATAGAATTGGCACAGAAAACAGGAGCAAGACTTCATGTTTTTCATCTTTCAACAGCAAAGGAAACTGCACTTTTCAGAAATGACATTCCTTTAAAGGATAAAAAAATAACGGCAGAAGTTTGTGTACATCATTTAACTTTTACAAATGAAGATTATGAAACAAGAGGAAGCCTGATCAAATGGAATCCTGCTGTAAAGACACAGGCAGATAAAGATGGACTTTGGGAGGCGCTTTTGGATGGCAGAATTGATGTCGTTGCGACGGATCATGCTCCGCATACTCTGGAAGAAAAGCAGAATGTGTATACAAAATGTCCGTCCGGAGCTCCATTGGTTCAGCATTCACTAAATGTGATGTTGGAAAACTTTAAAAATGGTAAAATTTCTCTGGAGAAAATTGTTGAAAAAATGTCTCACAATCCGGCGATCCTTTTCAGAGTTGAGAAAAGAGGTTTTGTGAGAGAGGGATATAAAGCAGACCTGGTATTGGTAGATTTAAACGAAAACTGGACTGTTACCAGAGATAACCTCTTATACAAATGTGGATGGAGCCCATTGGAAGGAATGAACTTCAATTCTAAAGTGACTCATACCTTTGTAAATGGAAATCTGGTCTACGACAATGGAAAAATAGCTGAAGAAAAATTCGGAGAGCGATTGCTTTTTGAGGTTCAGGAATAA